The Streptomyces sp. NBC_01775 genome includes a region encoding these proteins:
- a CDS encoding ATP-binding protein: MAALDPLSAVTEAFTSFLFGKTETTRLPVRTSTGQAQAVYLPTAAPGLGDSGVIIGREVYSGKGYIYDPFQLYGQQLPAPHWLVLGESGNGKSSLEKTYVLRQLRFRDRQVVVLDAQGEDGVGEWNLIAEEMGITPIRLDPTAALDQGIRLNPLDPAITTTGQLALLRTIIEVALGHGLDERSGFALKVAHAYVNTTTTDRQPILTDIVEQLRHPKPEAAEAMNVALDDVRAWGLDVALVLDRLVDGDLRGMFDGPTTVGIDLDAPLIVFDLSHIDRNSIAMPILMAIVGVWLEHTWIRPDRRKRIFLVEEAWHIINSPFVAQLFQRLLKFGRRLGLSFVAVVHHLSDVVDGAAAREAAAILKMASTRTIYAQKADEARATGKVLGLPRWAVEIIPALTPGIAVWDVNGNVQVVKHLVSEAERPLVFTDRAMTENSAQTTEDEALAEASLEAALEADLEAETEARALAIERSSSAKSSNPTVA, translated from the coding sequence ATGGCCGCGCTCGATCCGCTGTCCGCCGTCACCGAAGCCTTCACCAGCTTCCTGTTCGGCAAGACCGAGACGACCCGCCTGCCCGTGCGTACCTCGACGGGCCAGGCGCAGGCCGTCTACCTGCCCACCGCGGCGCCGGGCCTCGGCGACTCCGGTGTCATCATCGGCCGCGAGGTCTACAGCGGCAAGGGCTACATCTACGACCCCTTCCAGCTCTACGGCCAGCAACTGCCGGCCCCGCACTGGCTGGTGCTCGGCGAGTCCGGCAACGGCAAGTCGTCGCTGGAGAAGACGTACGTCCTGCGCCAGCTGCGCTTCCGGGACCGGCAGGTCGTCGTACTGGACGCCCAGGGCGAGGACGGCGTCGGCGAGTGGAACCTCATCGCCGAGGAGATGGGCATCACCCCCATCAGGCTCGACCCCACCGCCGCGCTCGACCAGGGCATCCGCCTCAACCCGCTGGATCCGGCCATCACGACGACGGGCCAGCTGGCACTGCTGCGCACCATCATCGAGGTGGCGCTGGGTCACGGCCTGGACGAGCGCTCCGGCTTCGCGCTGAAGGTGGCCCACGCCTACGTCAACACGACCACGACCGACCGCCAGCCAATACTCACCGACATCGTCGAGCAGCTCCGCCACCCCAAGCCGGAGGCGGCCGAGGCGATGAACGTCGCGCTGGACGACGTACGCGCCTGGGGCCTGGACGTCGCACTCGTCCTCGACCGACTGGTCGACGGTGACCTTCGCGGCATGTTCGACGGCCCGACGACGGTCGGTATCGACCTGGACGCGCCGCTGATCGTCTTCGACCTCTCGCACATCGACCGCAACTCCATCGCCATGCCGATCCTCATGGCGATCGTCGGCGTCTGGCTGGAACACACGTGGATCCGCCCCGACCGGCGCAAGCGGATCTTCCTGGTGGAAGAGGCCTGGCACATCATCAACAGCCCCTTCGTGGCCCAGCTGTTCCAGCGGCTGCTGAAGTTCGGCCGCCGCCTGGGCCTCTCGTTCGTCGCCGTCGTCCACCACCTCTCGGACGTGGTCGACGGCGCCGCGGCCCGCGAGGCCGCCGCCATCCTCAAGATGGCGTCGACGAGAACGATCTACGCGCAGAAGGCCGACGAGGCACGCGCCACGGGCAAGGTGCTCGGCCTCCCGCGCTGGGCCGTGGAGATCATCCCCGCGCTCACCCCCGGCATCGCCGTATGGGACGTCAACGGCAACGTGCAGGTCGTCAAGCACCTGGTCTCCGAGGCCGAGCGGCCCCTCGTCTTCACCGACCGCGCCATGACGGAGAACTCGGCGCAGACCACGGAGGACGAGGCGCTGGCCGAGGCGTCCCTCGAAGCCGCGCTGGAGGCCGACCTGGAGGCGGAGACGGAGGCACGCGCGCTGGCGATCGAGCGCTCGTCCTCGGCCAAGTCCTCCAATCCGACGGTGGCCTGA
- a CDS encoding SCO6880 family protein, producing the protein MTTPSHTAGPGVATPRRTYMIGRARPNAIVGKNRETGEIGLIIVGAFLGMMSGLLIPVLSLRIPALVGFPVLALAMIYVPYKGRTFYKWFEINRSYKRMLRQGTAYRSEAAEAGVRLDGREVEIGPPPGVGRINWLAAPFGPDEIAVLLHADRRTVTAAIEIEGPGVGLRDSEDQEALVDRFGTLLKHVANGDGYVTRLQMLARTLPADPDAHAKDVAQRGDERAADWLRTSYDQLQSMVSTSSEQHRAYLVACMHYGRELATEGTTIAKAARRTAGRRLSKDEGMAIVMARELTDICARLAEADIRVRQPLGQARLSSLIHSMYDPDHPIDHIQAMTKRNAWPAELDAMEPTYLQAKTRESTTRAPWCHATAWVKEWPMTPVGVNFLAPLLVHTPDVIRTVAVAMDLEPTELAIERMLTEKTNDEAEASRAAKMNRTVDPRDIAAHGRVDQRGEDLASGAAGVNLVGYITVSSRSPESLARDKRTIRASAGKSYLKLEWCDREHHRAFVNTLPFATGIRR; encoded by the coding sequence ATGACGACCCCGTCCCACACGGCAGGGCCCGGCGTCGCCACCCCGCGCCGTACGTACATGATCGGCAGGGCCCGTCCCAACGCCATCGTCGGCAAGAACCGTGAGACGGGCGAGATCGGCCTGATCATCGTCGGTGCCTTCCTCGGCATGATGAGCGGCCTGCTCATCCCCGTGCTCTCGCTGCGCATCCCGGCCCTCGTCGGCTTCCCGGTGCTCGCGCTGGCCATGATCTACGTGCCGTACAAGGGCCGTACGTTCTACAAGTGGTTCGAGATCAACCGCTCCTACAAGCGGATGCTGCGCCAGGGGACCGCCTACCGCTCCGAGGCAGCCGAGGCCGGGGTCCGGCTGGACGGCCGCGAGGTGGAGATCGGCCCGCCGCCCGGCGTCGGCAGGATCAACTGGCTGGCGGCGCCCTTCGGCCCGGACGAGATCGCGGTCCTGCTGCACGCCGACCGGCGTACGGTGACCGCCGCCATCGAGATCGAGGGCCCCGGCGTCGGGCTGCGCGACAGCGAGGACCAGGAGGCGCTGGTCGACCGCTTCGGCACCCTGCTGAAGCACGTGGCCAACGGCGACGGCTACGTCACCCGCCTCCAGATGCTGGCCCGCACGCTGCCCGCCGACCCCGACGCCCACGCCAAGGACGTCGCCCAGCGCGGCGACGAGCGGGCCGCCGACTGGCTGCGCACCTCCTACGACCAGCTCCAGTCGATGGTCTCCACCTCCAGCGAGCAGCACCGCGCCTACCTGGTGGCCTGTATGCACTACGGGCGCGAGCTGGCCACCGAGGGCACCACCATCGCCAAGGCGGCCCGCCGCACCGCCGGCCGCAGGCTGAGCAAGGACGAGGGCATGGCCATAGTGATGGCCCGCGAACTCACCGACATCTGCGCCCGCCTGGCCGAGGCCGACATCCGGGTCCGCCAGCCGCTGGGCCAGGCGAGGCTCTCCTCGCTGATCCACTCGATGTACGACCCGGACCACCCCATCGACCACATCCAGGCCATGACCAAGCGCAACGCCTGGCCCGCCGAGCTGGACGCGATGGAGCCGACCTACCTCCAGGCCAAGACCCGGGAGTCCACCACCCGCGCCCCCTGGTGCCATGCGACGGCCTGGGTGAAGGAGTGGCCGATGACCCCCGTCGGCGTCAACTTCCTCGCCCCGCTGCTGGTCCACACCCCGGATGTGATCCGTACGGTGGCCGTGGCCATGGACCTGGAGCCGACGGAGCTGGCGATCGAACGGATGCTGACGGAGAAGACCAACGACGAGGCGGAGGCCAGCCGCGCCGCCAAGATGAACCGCACCGTCGACCCCCGCGACATCGCCGCGCACGGCCGCGTCGACCAGCGCGGTGAGGACCTCGCCTCGGGCGCGGCAGGCGTCAACCTCGTCGGCTACATCACGGTCTCCTCCCGCTCCCCCGAGTCGCTGGCCCGCGACAAGCGCACCATCCGGGCCTCGGCGGGCAAGAGCTATCTGAAGCTGGAGTGGTGCGACAGAGAGCACCACCGCGCCTTCGTGAACACCCTCCCCTTCGCCACCGGCATCCGCCGATGA
- a CDS encoding nuclear transport factor 2 family protein — protein MDEHPTAAAADRAAANIAAFWNGVDTHDWESVAAVLAKDFTRVGMRADEADTCRGRDAYLRFVSRVTGRMHHHELTARRTFLSADARHALNEATETIQPTPHDAPLTMHFANVMELDATGLLTRLDIYWKTPSRRPPPWITVAATLGTD, from the coding sequence ATGGACGAGCATCCCACCGCTGCCGCCGCCGATCGGGCCGCGGCCAACATCGCCGCTTTCTGGAACGGCGTCGACACCCACGACTGGGAGTCCGTCGCCGCCGTCCTCGCCAAGGACTTCACCCGCGTCGGCATGCGCGCCGACGAGGCCGACACCTGCCGCGGTCGCGACGCCTACCTGCGGTTCGTCTCCCGCGTGACCGGCCGTATGCACCACCACGAGCTGACCGCCCGTCGCACCTTCCTCAGCGCCGACGCCCGGCACGCCCTCAACGAGGCCACCGAAACCATCCAGCCGACCCCGCACGACGCTCCACTCACCATGCACTTCGCCAACGTCATGGAACTGGACGCCACCGGCCTGCTCACCCGCCTGGACATCTACTGGAAGACCCCCAGCCGCCGGCCCCCTCCCTGGATCACGGTCGCGGCCACCCTGGGCACGGACTGA
- a CDS encoding YiaA/YiaB family inner membrane protein has protein sequence MTESTPTIQRPTTTAFFAQSAIAFGLALSALLIGIVRLPVGQWERGFLALGLVFVVSSAFTLAKCVRDRQEASEVTNRVDKARIDKLLTEVDPFGQGKV, from the coding sequence ATGACTGAATCGACGCCTACCATCCAACGGCCCACCACCACAGCGTTCTTCGCGCAGTCGGCCATCGCCTTCGGGCTGGCGCTCTCCGCGTTGCTCATCGGCATCGTCCGGCTGCCGGTCGGGCAGTGGGAGCGCGGTTTTCTGGCACTCGGCCTGGTCTTCGTCGTCTCCTCGGCCTTCACGCTGGCCAAGTGCGTCCGGGACAGGCAGGAGGCGTCGGAGGTGACGAACAGAGTGGACAAGGCGCGCATCGACAAGCTGCTGACCGAGGTCGACCCGTTCGGTCAGGGCAAGGTCTGA
- a CDS encoding maleylpyruvate isomerase family mycothiol-dependent enzyme, translated as MAYAFDHDRYCTELARQAALFEDALAAAGPAGLDRRVPTCPDWTLRDLTVHLGGAYRWFAEIVRTRATEIVPDEAVPGVAGPGGAAGPEELREWFAQGAGLAVDELRTAGPDAHTWSWSTEQNPAFWARRATHETVVHRADACLAAGVDFTVAPEIAADCVDEWLDILTTPAVRARMTSLRLLEPRAGARLHLHATDVTADPDPAEWLIELTDEGVSWSRTHAKAEVALRGPLADVLLVFYRRLPADSPRVEVLGDHELLDLWLEATSFG; from the coding sequence ATGGCCTACGCATTCGATCACGATCGCTACTGCACGGAACTCGCCCGTCAGGCCGCCCTGTTCGAGGACGCGCTGGCGGCTGCGGGCCCGGCGGGGCTGGACCGGCGCGTGCCGACCTGCCCCGACTGGACGCTGCGCGACCTGACCGTCCATCTGGGCGGCGCCTACCGCTGGTTCGCCGAGATCGTCCGCACCCGCGCCACCGAGATCGTCCCGGACGAGGCCGTGCCCGGCGTCGCGGGCCCCGGCGGGGCGGCGGGGCCCGAGGAGCTGAGGGAGTGGTTCGCCCAAGGCGCCGGGCTGGCCGTCGACGAGCTGCGGACCGCCGGCCCCGACGCGCACACCTGGTCCTGGTCGACGGAGCAGAACCCCGCCTTCTGGGCGCGCCGGGCCACCCACGAGACGGTCGTCCACCGCGCGGACGCGTGCCTGGCCGCCGGGGTCGACTTCACGGTGGCGCCCGAGATCGCCGCCGACTGCGTGGACGAGTGGCTGGACATCCTCACCACCCCGGCCGTCCGCGCCCGGATGACCTCACTACGGCTGCTGGAGCCACGCGCGGGCGCCCGCCTCCATCTCCACGCGACGGATGTGACGGCGGACCCGGACCCCGCCGAGTGGCTGATCGAGCTGACGGACGAGGGCGTCTCCTGGAGCCGCACGCACGCCAAGGCAGAGGTCGCCCTGCGTGGCCCCCTCGCCGACGTACTCCTGGTCTTCTACCGCCGCCTCCCCGCCGACAGCCCCCGGGTAGAGGTACTGGGCGACCACGAACTCCTCGACCTATGGCTCGAAGCCACCAGCTTCGGCTGA
- a CDS encoding O-methyltransferase, giving the protein MDIVNPALEDYLLAHCTPADEILRELVEETHAAVPGTTMQISQDEGEFLTMLVRLIGAKSAVEVGVFTGYSSICIARGLPKDGRLIACDVSEEWTGIARRYWQRAGLTDRIDLRVAPAAETLRALPQEPAVDFAFIDADKVGYPTYYEELVPRLRPGGLIVLDNVLRAGRVVDPAAQDAADVAIRQINDTITADSRVESVMLPLRDGVTLVRKLA; this is encoded by the coding sequence ATGGACATCGTCAATCCCGCCCTTGAGGACTACCTCCTCGCCCACTGCACTCCCGCCGACGAGATCCTCCGCGAGCTGGTGGAGGAGACCCACGCGGCCGTGCCGGGCACGACGATGCAGATCTCGCAGGACGAGGGCGAGTTCCTCACGATGCTGGTCCGGCTCATCGGCGCGAAGAGCGCCGTCGAAGTCGGGGTGTTCACGGGATACTCCTCGATCTGCATCGCACGCGGCCTGCCGAAGGACGGGCGGCTGATCGCGTGCGACGTCTCCGAGGAGTGGACGGGCATCGCGCGGCGGTATTGGCAGCGGGCGGGGCTCACCGACCGCATCGACTTGCGGGTGGCCCCGGCGGCCGAGACCCTGCGCGCCCTGCCGCAGGAGCCGGCCGTCGACTTCGCGTTCATCGACGCGGACAAGGTGGGCTACCCGACGTACTACGAGGAGCTGGTGCCGCGACTGCGCCCCGGCGGCCTCATCGTCCTCGACAACGTCCTGCGCGCGGGCCGCGTCGTGGACCCCGCGGCGCAGGACGCGGCGGATGTCGCCATCCGCCAGATCAACGACACGATCACGGCGGACAGCCGCGTGGAGTCGGTGATGCTGCCGCTGCGCGACGGGGTCACGCTGGTGCGCAAGCTCGCGTAG
- a CDS encoding C40 family peptidase: MRRRKLWLLGVGGGLGVLSLFVALLVVGTYVAASSMAQGAAGGAVNLAKGSVPAAYAGLVQKWGNKCAALNPALLAAQLYQESGWRPDAKSPAQAQGIAQFIPGTWATHGIDANGDGKRNVMDPEDAIPSAASYDCKLAKYVKDAPGNVTDNMLAAYNAGAYAVIKYGGVPPYQETKNYVSTIRKMEQSFAANKKSRLDPSKQAAGAITYAQEKLGTPYLWGGNGTPEQGGRFDCSGLTLAAYRSVGIDLPRVANDQYNTGPHPKRDELMPGDLVFFGTDLNNSRSIDHVGIYVGGGYMIDAPYTGAKIRFDPIDTPKYFGATRPTDG; encoded by the coding sequence GTGCGCCGTAGAAAGCTGTGGCTGCTGGGTGTCGGCGGCGGGCTGGGAGTGCTGTCCCTGTTCGTCGCGCTCCTCGTCGTGGGCACATACGTCGCCGCCTCCAGCATGGCGCAGGGGGCGGCCGGCGGTGCGGTGAACCTGGCCAAGGGCTCGGTGCCGGCCGCCTACGCGGGCCTGGTGCAGAAGTGGGGCAACAAGTGCGCGGCGCTCAACCCCGCGCTGCTCGCCGCTCAGCTCTACCAGGAGAGCGGCTGGCGCCCCGACGCGAAGAGCCCGGCCCAGGCCCAGGGCATAGCGCAGTTCATCCCCGGCACCTGGGCCACCCACGGCATCGACGCGAACGGCGACGGCAAGCGCAACGTGATGGATCCGGAGGACGCGATCCCGTCGGCCGCCAGCTACGACTGCAAATTGGCCAAGTACGTCAAGGACGCGCCCGGCAACGTCACGGACAACATGCTCGCGGCGTACAACGCCGGCGCGTACGCGGTCATCAAGTACGGCGGGGTGCCGCCATACCAGGAGACGAAGAACTACGTCTCCACCATCCGCAAGATGGAGCAGAGCTTCGCCGCCAACAAGAAGTCCCGTCTCGACCCGTCCAAGCAGGCCGCGGGCGCCATCACCTACGCCCAGGAAAAGCTGGGCACCCCCTACCTCTGGGGCGGCAACGGCACTCCGGAGCAGGGCGGCAGGTTCGACTGCTCGGGTCTGACGCTGGCGGCGTACAGGTCGGTGGGCATAGACCTGCCGCGCGTCGCCAACGATCAGTACAACACCGGGCCGCACCCCAAACGCGACGAGCTGATGCCGGGTGACCTGGTCTTCTTCGGCACCGACCTGAACAACTCCCGCTCCATCGACCACGTCGGCATCTACGTCGGCGGCGGCTACATGATCGACGCGCCCTATACCGGTGCCAAGATCAGGTTCGATCCGATCGACACCCCGAAGTACTTCGGCGCCACCCGCCCGACGGACGGGTGA
- a CDS encoding phosphatase PAP2 family protein: MAAWDNPDVELLHEINGLAKDAPTWADRIMEYVGEYGIALGLVVLALWAWWGVTRKRETLEEGLTGFAGLLWAPLAALIALAVNIPIRGFVERPRPFLEHKGIEVLVKGKTDFSFVSDHATLTMAIAVGIFMVQRKLGLVAIVLAVLEGFCRVYMGVHYPTDVIGGLALGTAVALLLAPPAMWALTPAVRGLAKSPRLRTLMWAGPAESAGGPTAGGQDGARERRPGDRDLAA; the protein is encoded by the coding sequence ATGGCAGCCTGGGACAACCCTGATGTCGAACTGCTCCATGAGATCAACGGCCTGGCCAAGGACGCGCCCACCTGGGCCGACCGGATCATGGAGTACGTCGGCGAGTACGGCATCGCCCTGGGCCTGGTAGTCCTCGCCCTGTGGGCCTGGTGGGGCGTGACGCGCAAGCGCGAGACCCTCGAAGAGGGGCTGACGGGCTTCGCCGGGCTGCTCTGGGCACCCCTGGCGGCGCTGATCGCGCTGGCGGTCAACATCCCGATCCGCGGTTTCGTGGAGCGCCCCCGGCCCTTCCTGGAGCACAAGGGCATCGAGGTCCTGGTCAAGGGCAAGACCGACTTCTCGTTCGTGAGCGACCACGCCACGCTCACCATGGCCATCGCCGTCGGCATCTTCATGGTCCAGCGCAAGCTCGGCCTCGTCGCGATCGTCCTGGCCGTCCTGGAGGGCTTCTGCCGCGTCTACATGGGCGTGCACTACCCCACGGACGTCATCGGCGGGCTGGCGCTGGGCACCGCCGTGGCGCTGCTCCTGGCGCCCCCCGCGATGTGGGCGCTCACCCCCGCCGTCCGGGGCCTGGCCAAGAGCCCCCGGCTGCGGACCCTCATGTGGGCGGGCCCGGCCGAGTCCGCGGGCGGGCCCACGGCCGGCGGTCAGGACGGTGCCCGGGAGCGCCGTCCCGGAGACCGCGACCTGGCCGCCTGA